One stretch of Streptomyces sp. NBC_01363 DNA includes these proteins:
- a CDS encoding adenosine deaminase, whose amino-acid sequence MISTFRTAHRPKSLRTAGFGALAVLTLLPAIPAAAAPAKEPAPRPTAQALPRVVTPAEARTTAHLASLQGRPAKLKAFFKALPKGGDLHNHLSGAVTTEYLIKLAGENGLCIDATDTAVAPPCGPGTRPAIDAQHDAAFRQRIVRAWSMQDFPADQSGHDHFFDTFGKFGLATAYTRGKMLANVANTVVEQNQFYLETLVTPASDSSKKLADKVGYDADLAALHRKLVAGGQLDRVVDEAVQEADDTDVQFRAAAHCDTARPAPGCRLPVRWISQVSRGSSPVRVFTQMAVGMRLAERDPRFVAVNLVQPEDGESALANYSLQMRMLKYLRGQYPDSHLTLHAGELAPGLVKPEDLTFHIREAVLVAGAERIGHGVDLVHEDDWRQLARTMARRKVAVEVPFSSNKQILGIAGDDHPFNAYRRYGVPIVLATDDPGVSRIDISHEYQYAAKTYGLSYVELKDLARASLEYAFRNGRSLWATGSAPSGYRPASACLGNRPGTEHPSTRCARYLAANPKAATEWRQETAFADFEHNNR is encoded by the coding sequence GTGATCTCAACATTTCGGACGGCACACCGTCCCAAGTCGCTGCGCACGGCCGGGTTCGGCGCGCTCGCCGTACTGACTCTGCTTCCGGCGATCCCGGCCGCCGCCGCCCCCGCGAAGGAGCCGGCGCCCCGGCCAACCGCTCAGGCGCTGCCCCGTGTCGTCACCCCTGCCGAGGCCAGGACCACCGCGCACCTCGCCTCGTTGCAGGGCAGGCCGGCGAAGCTGAAGGCCTTCTTCAAGGCGCTGCCCAAGGGAGGCGACCTCCACAACCACCTGTCGGGGGCGGTCACCACCGAGTACCTGATCAAGCTCGCGGGCGAGAACGGGCTGTGCATCGACGCGACGGACACGGCCGTGGCGCCGCCGTGCGGGCCGGGCACGAGGCCCGCGATCGACGCGCAGCACGACGCCGCGTTCCGGCAGCGGATCGTGCGGGCCTGGTCCATGCAGGACTTCCCGGCCGACCAGTCCGGGCACGACCACTTCTTCGACACGTTCGGCAAGTTCGGGCTGGCCACCGCGTACACCCGCGGCAAGATGCTCGCCAATGTGGCCAACACCGTGGTCGAGCAAAACCAGTTCTACCTGGAGACCCTGGTCACCCCGGCGTCGGACAGCAGCAAGAAGCTCGCCGACAAGGTGGGCTACGACGCCGACCTGGCCGCCCTCCACCGCAAGCTCGTGGCGGGCGGTCAGCTCGACCGGGTGGTGGACGAGGCGGTCCAGGAGGCCGACGACACCGACGTGCAGTTCCGGGCGGCAGCGCACTGCGACACCGCCCGCCCCGCCCCGGGCTGCAGGCTCCCCGTCAGGTGGATCTCCCAGGTGTCCCGGGGCAGTTCCCCGGTGCGGGTGTTCACGCAGATGGCGGTCGGCATGCGGCTGGCGGAGCGCGACCCGAGGTTCGTCGCGGTCAACCTCGTACAGCCCGAGGACGGCGAGAGCGCGCTGGCCAACTACAGCCTCCAGATGCGGATGCTGAAGTACCTGCGCGGCCAGTACCCGGACTCCCACCTCACCCTGCACGCCGGTGAGCTGGCCCCCGGCCTGGTCAAGCCCGAGGACCTGACCTTCCACATCCGCGAAGCCGTACTCGTCGCCGGGGCCGAGCGCATCGGCCACGGCGTGGACCTGGTCCACGAGGACGACTGGCGGCAGCTGGCCCGGACGATGGCTCGGCGCAAGGTGGCCGTCGAGGTGCCGTTCTCCAGCAACAAGCAGATCCTCGGCATCGCGGGCGACGACCACCCGTTCAACGCCTACCGCCGCTACGGTGTCCCGATCGTGCTGGCCACCGACGACCCGGGCGTCTCCCGTATCGACATCAGCCACGAGTACCAGTACGCGGCCAAGACGTACGGCCTCAGCTACGTCGAGCTGAAGGACCTGGCCCGCGCCTCGCTGGAGTACGCGTTCCGCAACGGCCGCAGCCTGTGGGCCACCGGTTCCGCCCCGTCCGGCTACCGCCCGGCCTCCGCCTGCCTGGGCAACCGTCCGGGCACCGAGCACCCGAGCACGCGCTGCGCCCGCTACCTCGCCGCCAACCCGAAGGCGGCGACCGAGTGGCGTCAGGAGACGGCCTTCGCCGACTTCGAACACAACAACCGCTGA
- a CDS encoding TetR/AcrR family transcriptional regulator — protein sequence MEPGSAPPSEERRRDAAATRRRLLEAARDLFAERGYEGATVRSIAARAGVNQALLFRYFGSKRGLLTEVVALGGLEQLQATPPEELFETALRSMLTHSAEGAEDRSLEVYLRSVGRGDEAAGTLRELGEEYQSALAGLSSAPDGALRADLAMAWLLGIGLMRTVVAREPLAGAEPDEVCRLVLGTLSHLWSPPQ from the coding sequence ATGGAACCCGGTTCCGCACCGCCGTCCGAAGAGCGCCGCAGGGACGCCGCGGCCACCCGTCGCCGGTTGCTGGAGGCGGCCCGCGACCTGTTCGCGGAGCGGGGCTACGAGGGGGCGACGGTCCGGAGCATCGCGGCGCGCGCCGGGGTCAATCAGGCCCTGCTGTTCCGGTATTTCGGCTCGAAACGGGGTTTGCTGACGGAGGTCGTCGCGCTGGGCGGGCTGGAGCAGTTGCAGGCGACGCCGCCCGAGGAGCTTTTCGAGACTGCCCTGCGCTCGATGCTGACCCATAGCGCGGAGGGGGCGGAGGACCGTTCCCTGGAGGTCTATCTGCGGTCGGTCGGGCGGGGCGACGAGGCGGCCGGAACCTTGCGGGAGCTGGGGGAGGAGTACCAGAGCGCGCTGGCCGGGCTCTCCAGTGCCCCGGACGGTGCGCTGCGCGCGGATCTCGCCATGGCCTGGCTGCTGGGGATCGGCCTGATGCGGACGGTCGTCGCGCGGGAACCCCTGGCCGGCGCCGAGCCGGACGAGGTCTGCCGCCTTGTGCTCGGCACGCTCAGCCATCTCTGGTCCCCACCGCAGTAG
- a CDS encoding cytochrome P450, with translation MTTADVAPLSYPFNTPDGLQLADAYEGVRDRAGLLQVQMPYGEPAWLVTRYADARLVLGDQRFSRAAAASHDEPRQSEGQRNGGILGMDPPDHTRLRSLVAKAFTVRQVEKLRPQVRELTAGLLDELETAGPPADLVDLFALPLPVAVICRMLGVPTEDRPRFRVWSDDALSTSSLTAEEFDASREELRAYMAGLIDQHRRSPQDDLMTALIEARDGGDRLSELELIDLCVGILVAGHETTASQIPNFVLTLLDHPDQLARLRAEPELVPNAVEELLRFVPLGSGAGQPRYATEDIEVGGTLVRSGSPVLVAVGAANRDALRFAAPGVLDIAREGNQHLGFGHGVHHCLGAPLARLELQEALSALITRFPELRLAGDVTWKSEMLVRGPRVMPVEW, from the coding sequence GTGACCACAGCAGATGTCGCACCCCTCTCCTACCCCTTCAACACCCCCGACGGACTCCAGCTCGCCGATGCCTACGAGGGCGTCCGTGACCGGGCGGGCCTCTTACAGGTCCAGATGCCGTACGGCGAACCGGCCTGGCTCGTCACCCGTTACGCCGACGCCCGGCTGGTCCTCGGCGACCAGCGCTTCAGCCGGGCCGCGGCCGCCTCGCACGACGAGCCCCGGCAGTCCGAGGGGCAGCGCAACGGCGGCATCCTCGGCATGGACCCGCCCGACCACACCCGGCTGCGCTCCCTGGTCGCCAAGGCGTTCACCGTCCGCCAGGTCGAGAAGCTGCGCCCCCAGGTCCGGGAACTGACCGCCGGCCTCCTCGACGAGCTGGAAACCGCCGGGCCACCCGCCGACCTGGTCGACCTGTTCGCGCTGCCGCTGCCGGTCGCCGTGATCTGCCGCATGCTGGGCGTCCCCACCGAGGACCGGCCGCGCTTCCGTGTGTGGAGCGACGACGCACTGTCGACCAGCTCGCTCACCGCCGAGGAGTTCGACGCAAGTCGGGAGGAACTGCGCGCCTACATGGCCGGGTTGATCGACCAGCACCGCCGGTCGCCGCAGGACGACCTGATGACGGCGCTCATCGAGGCCCGCGACGGCGGCGACCGGCTCTCGGAGCTCGAACTCATCGATCTGTGCGTGGGCATCCTGGTCGCGGGACACGAGACCACCGCGTCCCAGATCCCCAACTTCGTCCTCACCCTCCTCGACCACCCGGACCAGCTGGCCAGGCTCAGGGCCGAGCCCGAGCTCGTCCCGAACGCGGTGGAGGAGCTGCTCCGCTTCGTGCCCCTGGGCAGCGGCGCCGGCCAACCCCGTTACGCCACCGAGGACATCGAGGTCGGCGGAACCCTCGTCCGCTCGGGCAGCCCGGTCCTGGTCGCCGTCGGCGCCGCCAACCGCGACGCGCTGCGGTTCGCCGCCCCGGGCGTGCTCGACATCGCCCGCGAGGGCAACCAGCACCTCGGATTCGGCCACGGGGTCCACCACTGCCTGGGCGCCCCGCTGGCCCGGCTGGAACTCCAGGAGGCGCTGTCCGCCCTCATCACCCGCTTCCCGGAACTGCGCCTGGCCGGCGACGTGACCTGGAAGTCCGAGATGCTGGTGCGCGGCCCGCGCGTCATGCCGGTGGAGTGGTGA
- a CDS encoding ferredoxin, giving the protein MTWNVRVDPQLCQGSGMCAGTVPEVFALDGEHARARADGIEPDERVLDAADICPALAITVHDGTTVIGPRRD; this is encoded by the coding sequence ATGACCTGGAACGTACGCGTCGACCCCCAGCTCTGCCAGGGATCGGGCATGTGCGCCGGGACCGTCCCCGAGGTGTTCGCCCTGGACGGTGAGCACGCCCGCGCGCGGGCCGACGGGATCGAGCCGGACGAACGGGTCCTGGACGCCGCCGACATCTGCCCGGCCCTGGCGATCACCGTGCACGACGGAACCACGGTCATCGGCCCCCGCCGGGACTGA
- a CDS encoding RICIN domain-containing protein, which translates to MRIRSILSLAASAVAVLALATPSQAADDGAYLIRDARSGQCLAGGEGPLGGHVEPCNPGTVWEIRNQGNGLARIVEARGEGRCLALSPIRIYPPVVWVDRCGNQPDEWSIQGPDGGAPVAIALGRGELGYLTTEGDRAVILPDGRPQWFLQRLG; encoded by the coding sequence GTGCGTATCCGATCCATCCTGTCGCTGGCCGCGTCCGCCGTCGCGGTCCTGGCGCTCGCCACCCCCTCCCAGGCCGCCGACGACGGCGCCTACCTCATCCGTGACGCGCGCAGCGGTCAGTGTCTCGCGGGCGGCGAAGGCCCGCTCGGCGGCCATGTCGAGCCGTGCAACCCCGGCACCGTGTGGGAGATCCGCAACCAGGGCAACGGCCTGGCCCGGATCGTCGAGGCGCGCGGCGAAGGCCGCTGCCTCGCGCTCTCGCCGATCCGGATCTACCCGCCGGTGGTATGGGTGGACCGGTGCGGCAACCAGCCCGACGAGTGGTCGATCCAGGGCCCGGACGGCGGCGCGCCGGTGGCTATCGCCCTCGGCCGGGGCGAGCTCGGCTATCTGACCACGGAGGGTGACCGTGCGGTCATTCTCCCCGACGGCAGGCCCCAGTGGTTCCTGCAGCGGCTCGGCTAG
- a CDS encoding triacylglycerol lipase, producing MSEPSHEQIVSGLRDKPPIALAPGPRLDAERPGSLPLPPSTVWDLPGGTAWVYYGEGNTGLVRPVIFADGFSTGPSELEFSWQIMEFGDYALISELRRRGHDVILLGFHERSASILDNSRTAQAVIARAIAERLGDTPLTVGGFSMGGLVTRHALARMETDRIDHQTALYFSYDSPHRGAWIPIGLQAFAHYIKDLDSRFSDQINSPAARQLLWRHIAKWDDTPDQSDERAAFLAEMAAVGEWPQRPRRIGVANGVADGTGTDVRAGELALEGKGLSIVGTKLYTQAPGPDELVAKLRVVTLKTNEVRTNGLPSIDGAPGGSLEGFGILADGLNALSPFLGFKTDVRIRSHCFVPAVSAVDIRDLDTDEELYADISSLPEDESGLDEFKLASRNEAHTLVTEELSTWLLDRLP from the coding sequence ATGTCCGAACCGTCCCACGAGCAGATCGTCTCCGGACTCCGCGACAAGCCCCCCATCGCCCTGGCGCCCGGCCCCCGCCTGGACGCCGAGAGGCCCGGATCCCTTCCGCTGCCGCCCAGCACCGTGTGGGATCTGCCGGGCGGTACCGCCTGGGTCTACTACGGCGAGGGGAACACCGGTCTCGTACGGCCGGTCATCTTCGCCGACGGCTTCAGCACGGGGCCGAGCGAGCTGGAATTCTCCTGGCAGATCATGGAGTTCGGTGACTACGCGCTCATCAGCGAGCTGCGCCGCCGTGGCCATGACGTCATCCTTCTCGGCTTCCACGAGCGCAGCGCGTCGATTCTGGACAACTCCCGGACCGCGCAGGCCGTGATCGCGCGGGCCATCGCGGAGCGGCTCGGCGACACACCGCTGACCGTCGGCGGGTTCAGCATGGGCGGGCTCGTCACCAGGCATGCGCTGGCCAGGATGGAGACCGATCGCATCGACCACCAGACCGCTCTGTACTTCTCGTACGACAGCCCGCACCGAGGCGCCTGGATCCCGATCGGGCTCCAGGCGTTCGCGCACTACATCAAGGATCTCGACAGCCGGTTCTCCGACCAGATCAACAGCCCGGCCGCCCGCCAGCTGCTGTGGCGGCACATCGCGAAGTGGGACGACACACCGGACCAGAGCGACGAGCGCGCCGCGTTCCTGGCCGAGATGGCGGCCGTCGGCGAATGGCCGCAGCGGCCCCGGCGGATCGGTGTCGCCAACGGCGTGGCCGACGGCACCGGCACCGATGTGCGGGCGGGCGAACTGGCCCTGGAGGGCAAGGGCCTGTCGATCGTGGGGACCAAGCTCTACACCCAGGCGCCGGGCCCCGACGAACTCGTCGCGAAGCTGCGCGTGGTGACGCTGAAGACCAACGAGGTGCGTACGAACGGACTCCCCTCGATCGACGGCGCACCCGGCGGCTCGCTGGAAGGCTTCGGCATCCTCGCCGACGGGCTCAACGCCCTGAGCCCGTTCCTCGGCTTCAAGACCGACGTACGCATCCGGTCGCACTGCTTCGTGCCGGCGGTCAGCGCGGTGGACATCCGCGATCTGGACACGGACGAGGAGCTGTACGCGGACATCTCCTCGCTCCCGGAGGACGAGAGCGGGCTGGACGAGTTCAAGCTCGCCTCCCGGAACGAGGCACACACCCTCGTGACGGAGGAACTCAGCACCTGGCTGCTCGACCGCCTGCCGTAG
- the groL gene encoding chaperonin GroEL (60 kDa chaperone family; promotes refolding of misfolded polypeptides especially under stressful conditions; forms two stacked rings of heptamers to form a barrel-shaped 14mer; ends can be capped by GroES; misfolded proteins enter the barrel where they are refolded when GroES binds) gives MAKIIAFDEEARRGLERGMNQLADAVKVTLGPKGRNVVLEKKWGAPTITNDGVSIAKEIELEDPYEKIGAELVKEVAKKTDDVAGDGTTTATVLAQALVREGLRNVAAGANPMALKRGIEKAVEAVSAALLEQAKDVETKEQIASTASISAADTQIGELIAEAMDKVGKEGVITVEESQTFGLELELTEGMRFDKGYISAYFATDMERMESSLDDPYILIVNSKVSNVKDLLPLLEKVMQSGKPLLIIAEDVEGEALSTLVVNKIRGTFKSVAVKAPGFGDRRKAMLGDIAILTGGTVISEEVGLKLENAGLDLLGRARKVVITKDETTIVDGAGDSDQVQGRVNQIRAEIENSDSDYDREKLQERLAKLAGGVAVIKAGAATEVELKERKHRIEDAVRNAKAAVEEGIVAGGGVALLQASAVFEKLELSGDEATGANAVKLALEAPLKQIAVNGGLEGGVVVEKVRNLAVGHGLNAATGEYVDMIAEGILDPAKVTRSALQNAASIAALFLTTEAVIADKPEKAAAAAPGGMPGGDMDF, from the coding sequence ATGGCCAAGATCATCGCGTTCGACGAGGAGGCCCGGCGCGGTCTCGAGCGCGGCATGAACCAGCTCGCCGACGCCGTCAAGGTCACCCTTGGCCCCAAGGGTCGCAACGTCGTCCTTGAGAAGAAGTGGGGCGCCCCCACGATCACCAACGATGGTGTTTCCATCGCCAAGGAGATCGAGCTGGAGGACCCGTACGAGAAGATCGGTGCGGAGCTGGTCAAGGAGGTCGCCAAGAAGACGGACGACGTCGCCGGCGACGGTACGACCACCGCCACCGTTCTCGCCCAGGCTCTCGTCCGCGAGGGTCTGCGCAACGTCGCCGCGGGTGCCAACCCGATGGCCCTCAAGCGGGGCATCGAGAAGGCCGTCGAGGCCGTCTCCGCCGCCCTCCTGGAGCAGGCCAAGGACGTGGAGACCAAGGAGCAGATCGCTTCGACGGCCTCCATCTCCGCCGCCGACACCCAGATCGGCGAGCTCATCGCCGAGGCCATGGACAAGGTCGGCAAGGAAGGCGTCATCACCGTCGAGGAGTCCCAGACCTTCGGTCTGGAGCTGGAGCTCACCGAAGGTATGCGCTTCGACAAGGGCTACATCTCGGCGTACTTCGCCACCGACATGGAGCGCATGGAGTCGTCCCTCGACGACCCGTACATCCTGATCGTCAACTCCAAGGTCAGCAACGTGAAGGACCTCCTTCCGCTGCTGGAGAAGGTCATGCAGTCCGGCAAGCCGCTGCTGATCATCGCCGAGGACGTCGAGGGCGAGGCCCTGTCGACCCTGGTCGTCAACAAGATCCGTGGCACCTTCAAGTCCGTCGCCGTCAAGGCCCCGGGCTTCGGTGACCGCCGCAAGGCCATGCTCGGCGACATCGCCATCCTCACCGGTGGCACCGTCATCTCCGAAGAGGTCGGCCTCAAGCTGGAGAACGCCGGTCTCGACCTGCTCGGCCGCGCCCGCAAGGTCGTCATCACCAAGGACGAGACGACGATCGTCGACGGTGCCGGTGACAGCGACCAGGTCCAGGGTCGCGTCAACCAGATCCGCGCCGAGATCGAGAACTCCGACTCGGACTACGACCGCGAGAAGCTCCAGGAGCGCCTCGCGAAGCTGGCCGGCGGCGTGGCCGTCATCAAGGCCGGTGCCGCGACCGAGGTCGAGCTCAAGGAGCGCAAGCACCGCATCGAGGACGCGGTGCGCAACGCCAAGGCCGCCGTCGAGGAGGGCATCGTCGCCGGTGGTGGCGTGGCTCTGCTCCAGGCCTCGGCCGTCTTCGAGAAGCTGGAGCTCTCGGGTGACGAGGCGACCGGCGCCAACGCCGTCAAGCTGGCGCTGGAGGCCCCGCTCAAGCAGATCGCCGTCAACGGTGGTCTCGAGGGCGGCGTCGTCGTCGAGAAGGTGCGCAACCTGGCCGTCGGCCACGGTCTGAACGCCGCGACCGGCGAGTACGTCGACATGATCGCCGAGGGCATCCTCGACCCGGCGAAGGTCACGCGTTCCGCCCTGCAGAACGCCGCGTCCATCGCCGCGCTGTTCCTCACCACCGAGGCCGTCATCGCCGACAAGCCGGAGAAGGCCGCCGCGGCCGCTCCGGGCGGCATGCCGGGCGGTGACATGGACTTCTGA
- a CDS encoding cold-shock protein: protein MAQGTVKWFNAEKGYGFIAVDGGADVFVHYSAIQMDGYRTLEEGQRVEFEISQGQKGPQADMVKLAVG from the coding sequence ATGGCTCAGGGCACCGTCAAGTGGTTCAACGCGGAGAAGGGGTACGGCTTCATCGCGGTCGACGGTGGTGCGGATGTTTTCGTCCACTACAGCGCGATCCAGATGGACGGATACCGCACCCTCGAAGAGGGTCAGCGAGTTGAATTCGAGATCTCGCAGGGCCAGAAGGGGCCGCAGGCAGACATGGTCAAGCTCGCCGTCGGCTGA
- a CDS encoding MoaD/ThiS family protein — protein sequence MSVKVRIPTILRTYTGGQAEVPAEGSTLSQVIESLEQNHPGIAARVLDDQGKLRRFVNVYVNDDDVRFEGGLEAATPDGAGISIIPAVAGGC from the coding sequence ATGAGCGTCAAGGTCCGCATCCCCACCATCCTCCGCACCTACACGGGCGGCCAGGCCGAGGTCCCGGCCGAGGGCTCGACCCTCTCCCAGGTCATCGAGTCCCTGGAGCAGAACCACCCGGGCATCGCCGCCCGCGTCCTGGACGACCAGGGCAAGCTGCGCCGCTTCGTGAACGTGTACGTCAACGACGACGACGTGCGCTTCGAGGGAGGCCTGGAGGCGGCCACGCCGGACGGCGCCGGCATCTCGATCATCCCGGCCGTGGCCGGCGGCTGCTGA